A window from Sceloporus undulatus isolate JIND9_A2432 ecotype Alabama chromosome 8, SceUnd_v1.1, whole genome shotgun sequence encodes these proteins:
- the CAPNS2 gene encoding calpain small subunit 2 has product MFLAQALLDAATGGGSGSSGSGGSAMAAAGGALMRSLGGGSGGGKSAGGALLKSIGGAGGGGGAGGALMKGLGGLLSGGGGGGGGKAGNVMGLIGGLVNIISEAAAQYTPQPPPPSRSHFANVEANESEELRQFRRLFAQLAGDDMAVCPTELMNILNKVMARHQDLKSEGFSLDTCRSMVSVMDSDTTGRLDFYQFHYLWNNIKKWQSVYKQHVSQPSGTIEMARLPAAFKAAGFNLHEQLYVLMIRRYANEDGTMDFNNFISCLVRMDGMFRAFKALDRDGDGKVQMNLQDWLQLTMYS; this is encoded by the coding sequence ATGTTCCTAGCTCAGGCTCTGCTGGATGCTGCCACCGGTGGTGGGTCTGGGTCTTCTGGAAGCGGGGGCAGTGCTATGGCTGCTGCTGGGGGGGCTCTCATGAGAAGCCTTGGAGGGGGCAGCGGAGGCGGCAAGAGTGCAGGTGGTGCCCTCCTTAAAAGCATCGGAGGGGCTGGCGGTGGTGGTGGGGCCGGCGGGGCCTTGATgaaaggccttggaggactcttgTCAGGAGGCGGAGGTGGCGGTGGTGGGAAAGCAGGAAATGTCATGGGGCTCATTGGAGGCCTTGTGAACATCATCAGTGAAGCAGCAGCTCAGTACACCCCTCAGCCGCCCCCACCATCCCGAAGCCATTTTGCCAACGTGGAGGCCAATGAGAGCGAGGAGCTTCGCCAGTTCCGGCGGCTCTTCGCCCAACTGGCCGGTGATGACATGGCAGTGTGTCCCACTGAACTGATGAACATCCTGAACAAGGTGATGGCCCGCCACCAAGACCTGAAGTCAGAAGGTTTCAGCCTGGACACTTGTCGGAGCATGGTGTCGGTCATGGACAGTGACACCACGGGCAGGCTGGATTTCTACCAGTTCCATTACTTGTGGAACAACATCAAGAAGTGGCAGAGCGTCTACAAACAGCATGTCTCGCAACCCTCGGGGACCATCGAGATGGCACGGCTTCCCGCTGCTTTCAAGGCCGCAGGTTTCAACCTGCATGAGCAGCTCTATGTATTGATGATCCGCCGGTATGCCAATGAAGATGGCACCATGGATTTCAACAACTTCATCAGCTGTCTCGTACGTATGGATGGCATGTTCCGCGCCTTCAAAGCCCTGGACAGAGATGGAGATGGGAAAGTCCAGATGAATCTCCAAGACTGGCTTCAACTAACTATGTACTCCTGA